GGCCCGAGTCACTGTCGCTGTGGCCCGGCTGAGGTTGGACCACGCGGCTTTGGCTCTGAAGGGTCtcatctcccctcctccaccactACCACGGTGGATGGTGGTCTCGACACTCTGGGGTGATGGGGGTGTCCCAGTGGTGATGAAGTGGGAGGGGCGTGGTGTGGGGTCCCTGCCCAGCTTCCCGTACCAGGTGCTCTGTGCCTCAGGAGGCCTGGACGCTGACCTCAGCCCTCAGGGGCTCTGCTCCCTGGGACCCCAGCCCCGCCCTGTCCGCTCTGGCTGGACACCTGCTGCCCATCGGCTCCCGGCTCCGTTAGTGCCCCCGCCAGCACCGCCTGCAGACACAGGTCCGGCGGCCAAGGGCGCTGGGACGGTGTGTGTGAGGCTGGTGTGAGCCGGGAGACAGGAAGTGTCTACTTCGGGGCCTCGTGAGGAAACAGCTGTGGATGAGGAGAGGGGTGACTGCGTATGGGGTGCCCTGCGTGGGCACGGGCTGTGCGGTTCACTCATTTCTTGTTTGCCCAGCGGCCCAGAAGGCAGTGTCCCCCGTTTGTGGTTCCTCTGAGAGGGACGTTGGACGTTGGCGAGGGACGTTGgtgggggcggcggggggagTGTGGTGGGCGtcctgcagagcagctgggcccaggcATCACCGTGGAGCCCTGGGCTGCCGcgtgcccctgccctgccctgtgccTTCCGCGCCGGCTGGCTGCCCGGCCTGGCTGACCGCCTTCTGCTCCGGCCCCCAGGTTCCTGCTGGTCTTCTCCTGCCTCGTGCTGTCTGTGTTCTCCACCATCAAGGAGTACGAGAAGAGCTCGGAGGGCGCACTCTACATCCTGGTGGGTCCCGTGGGTCGGCGCAGACGGGCCTGATGGCGGCGGAGACCGTGGGCGGCAGCCTGTCCCCGGTCCCGTTGGTCTGATCTCCCAGACGCCCACCGGCAGGGACCCCCGTCCTCCTGGCACCCATGGCCCCTGCTCTTCCTGGTAGCCCTTGGGTCCCTCCCAGCTTCCCCCCCACGTTGGTGATGCTGCCGCATCCTCAGCCCCCACCCGTCCCTCCCCCGAACACCCCCGGCACCCTGTTACCCTCCAGCCTAGGCTGGCCCCTCCCTGTGTCGTCACAGTGCCTGATAGCGCCCCCccgtccccaccccctttcctgtCTTCTGTTCTCACTAGAGCCTGAGGGCCCCGGGGGCCCCCTCCACCCCATAGTGTGGGGTGTTCCCTGGCAGATGTGGGCGTGGGCTGGGGGTTGGGAAGCTCACAGCAGGCGCCATGGCAACCACAGGTAATTTCTGTGTTGCCGTTGGTGATGGAGGCATATGGGGCCCCAGGGAAGCTGACGCACCTCCGGGGAGCCCTccgcccctgcccaccctgcGCTGTGTCCTGGGCCCGCCCCCGGGCATGGGAGCCCCGCCCCCTTGGCAGTTACCTGAGACCCTCCATCGGCTCTGCCCTCTGGGTCCCCACTCGCACACCAGCTACACAGGATGGGGTCCCCACTCGCACACCAGCTGCACAGGACGGGGTCCCCACTCGCACACCAGCTGCACAGGACGGGGTCCCCACTCGCACACCAGCTGCACAGGACGGGGTCCCCACTCCCACACCAGCTGCACAGGACGGGGTCCCCACTCCCACACCAGCTACACAGGACGGGGTCCCCACTCCCACACCAGCTACACAGGACGGGGGTCCGCACTCCCACACCAGCTACGCTGCACAGGACGGGGTCCCCACTCGCACACCAGCTGCACAGGACGGGGTCCCCACTCGCACACCAGCTGCACAGGATGGGGTCCCCACTCCCACACCAGCTGCACAGGACGGGGTCCCCACTCGCACACCAGCTGCACAGGACGGGGTCCCCACTCTCACACCAGCTGCACAGGACGGGGTCCCCACTTGCACACCAGCTGCACAGGACGGGGTCCCCACTCGCACACCAGCTGCACAGGACGGGGTCCCCACTCCCACACTAGCTACACAGGACGGGGTTGCCACTCGCACACCAGCTGCACAGGATGGGGTCCCCACTCGCACACCAGCTAAACAGGACGGGGTCCCCACTCGCACACCAGCTGCACAGGACGGGGTCCCCACTCCCACACCAGCCGCAcagcactctcccctcccccccccagcgGAGCCGGCAGTGGCTCAGCCGTGGCTTCCCCTGCAGGAAATCGTGACCATCGTGGTGTTCGGCGTGGAGTACTTCGTGCGGATCTGGGCCGCGGGCTGCTGCTGCCGGTACCGCGGCTGGAGGGGGCGGCTCAAGTTTGCGCGGAAGCCCTTCTGTGTGATCGGTGAGGCCCGCTGCAGgggggggcaggcagggctgcaggATCGGCTCCTTCTGGAAGTTTCTCGTCACCTGCCCTCTTGGCGTCAGAGCCCGTGGTTATGAGGTGTCGGGCGGCCgtgcccagggcagggctgggctgggcggaCAGTGGAGCCAGGCCCATGCCAGCACTTTGTGTGCTTCCGTCTGTCCGTCCTCCCGGGGCCCTGGTGGGGGCTGCCCTTGCGCGGCAGGGGGCCGGCCCGAGCTCCTTCGCTGTCCCCGCAGACGTCATGGTGCTCATCGCGTCCATCGCCGTGCTGGCCGCCGGCTCCCAGGGCAACGTCTTCGCCACGTCGGCGCTGCGCAGCCTGCGCTTCCTGCAGATCCTGCGCATGATCCGGATGGACCGGCGCGGCGGCACCTGGAAGCTGCTGGGCTCCGTGGTCTACGCGCACAGCAAGGTGAGCAGGCGGGACCCAGCCCCTCGTTTCCTCTGCGCGTCTCCCCATGACTTGGccgtcttcctcctctctccagcgTGTCTGCTGTCCGGTCCCTCTGGGCCCGGAGCCGGCTCGCTCCTTGGTTGGGTGGCCGTGCCGGATCAGCACCCACTGCCCCCCAGCACCCACTGCCCCCCAGCACCCACTGCCCCCCAGCACCCGCTGCCCCCCAGCACCCGCTGCCCCCCAGCACCCGGGCTCCTGCCCGTTTAGGGTGAGGCTCATGGTGGCCGCTGGCCGTGGGAGCCGCGAGGGGGCTGCAGCCCCATGGCCCGTCCAGATCCCGTCCCTGTGTTGCCAGGGGCCCTGCCCGCCCAGACCCCGCCCTGGCAGGCTCCGCCAGGAGGCTGTCCTCTTGTGGGTGGGCTTATTGGCCCCAGAgtcccttccccaccacccttCCTGTCTGAGCAGGAGGCCGTCCTCTTGTGGGTGGGCTTGTTGGCCCCAGAgtcccttccccaccacccttCCTGTCTGAGCCCGGAGGCTGGGGCTTGGCTGGCAGGACAGAGAGGGTGGTGGTCCCCAGGGTGCTGAggtgctggacccccagggaggGCACTCAGTCGGGGTGTCTCCCCCAGGCTCAGGCAAGTTGGGGTAGGGTCCCAGCAGCCCAAGCTTCTCCAGCCTGACGGGCTGACGGCCGCCTGGGGACACTCCCTTCCTGGGTGGATGCGGCGCTGAGCCGTCCATACCCACCGTCCTCCAGGGGTGAGGTGCGTAGGTGTGGGACCACCCGGGGCTGGAACTGGAAAACACGctccccctcctgcctgccccggGATCGGGGCTGCTGGGGCTCTGTGGCCGGCTCTCGGGAGGGGTGCCCACCCGCTGAAGCCCGGGGGATGTGGCGCCCAGCAAACCTCCTGGCAGGCGGGGCCTCGTGCTCCCGGGGGAGAGTCGGGCTGGACGCTGGCCCAGCGGCTGTGATGTGCCTCTTTCAGGAGCTGGTCACTGCCTGGTACATCGGCTTCCTCTGCCTCATCCTGGCCTCGTTTCTGGTGTACTTGGCGGAGAAGGGGGAGAACGATCACTTTGATACCTACGCGGACGCGCTCTGGTGGGGCCTGGTGAGTGCCCAGCCGCTGGGGCCATTGCCCTTCACTGAGGACACGCTTACCGGGTGTGGCCTTCCTCGGGGTCCCTGCTGCGCGTTGTctgccctcccctgctccccactccGGGGTGTGCCCCTGACCCCTGGGCCTGGACAGGAGATGCACAGCTCTCCCTGGCTGACCGGGCCAGAGAcgtctctctggggcctcttgcAGGCCACTACTGACGGTGATGCCACGTGGATGTGGCGACCCAGGCGGGGTGGTGGTAGGGGATGCGCCGGTCTGTGTGGGGTGGAGAGGGGCCTGGCCTCAGGGAGCCTGTGCCTAGCCATGGCCAGtcaccttccctccttcctcactgACCACCTGTGTGACCTctgtgatggggggaggggggtcctGCGGTCCTGTTGATGGGCAGGAGAGTGtgaaaaaggggaaatggacgCCCTGGCTCTCCCAGCTCAACTTCCCAGGCTGCCCCCGCCCAGGGTGGGTCCGGAGCTGGTGCCTTTTCAGCCCATGCTCACGGCCACCCACCTCCTGAGCCCCTCGAGGGCCTCTCTCCTGTCACCGGGTGCACGTGGTCTCTTCTGAGAAAAGCCTTCCCGGGCCGCCCTCTGCAGGGCCCTCCCGCGCTGAGAGGCGATGCCCCGCGTTCTCGGAGTGTGCCCTCTGGAGACCAGGCTGGGCCCCGCGGGCTGAACGGACCTCTGCCTGGCTCCTCCCCGTTTCCACGACGTCCCCAGGCAGGGGGGCCAGAGTGCCCTCCTTTGTGAGCTCTTCCTGGGGGTACTAGACACTCAGCCCGGGGGCACTGGGCCGGGGGTCGGTTGAGGGTCCCGTGGGAGGTTTGAGCCCATTGTCTCCTGGGACCCCAGACCCAGTTCTGAAAACGAGGACCACGTGACCTGGGGCAGATGCTGCAAATCCAGTCGCTGGCAAGAGGGGTGCCTGCTTTCTCCCGGCCTTTAAGCCGGAGAGCAATTTACTTGTAGTTCTTGTGTTAATTGCCATGAGGCCCGGAGTCTGTGTCCCTCTAGCGACCACGTGGGAAAGCGGGAGCCTGGCCGGGCTCGGCAGGAGAGGGGAGTTGAGGCCCGGGCACCGGGAGCCGCGCGTCGGAGCCCACAGCCGCTGTGCGTCCGGCCTCTGAGCGGACAGCCCGGGCCTGGCCGCTCTCTCGACCTGCCCTGCGCAGGCCCTGCGGGGGGGCCTCCCCATCTGTAAGAATTGAATCAAAACCTTAAACACGCCAAATAGTGCCTGAGTGTTACAGTGAAAACGTGCCCCGCTCCCATCCCCCCTTCTGTCGCCCCTCCCGTGCCCCGCTCCCATCCCCCCCCGTCGCCCCGCCCCCCAGGAGACGGGGAACCCATCTGTACATTCCCCGCCTCCAAGGGGTTCCCTCTGTGAGCTTTAGTTTTACTTTACTTTAGGCCGCGCCTTGCGGCTCTCGGGATCTTagcccccgaccagggattgaacccaggccctcggcagtgagcgCGCTGAGCTGTAACCGCTGACCCTCCGGGGAGTTCCCTCCCCTGTGAACTTGACTTCAGGGGCTCGCTTTGTTCTGCGCTAGGGTGCGGTtagctccctccctctccctgtcgTTCTCGGAAATCGTCCTGCCGGAGTCCCCCCTCTTCTGCTCCGTGGGCCTGGGGTCCTCGGAGGGGCCTCACTGGCGTCGGGGGAGTCCCCCCACTGCAGCGCGCTGAAGCCAGCCCCCCGAGCGCCGGCCGTGAACGCTGGCCCCTGGGGGCTGGGCCCCGAGTGCCGAGTCCCCAGCACCCCCAGTCTGCCCTCGGTTTGGAGGTCATGGTCTTCTGAGGGAAGAAGTTTTTGTGAGACGTGCGTGTCTGAAGGTGCCCCAATTCCACGCTCCTGCTGGCGGccgggcccctccctccctgccgcTCTTCTGGAGCGTGGGCCCTGTGGAGGGGGGGCTTCCTTCCAGGAGGCTGGTGCCCTTTGCGGCTTCAAAAGTCTAccgcttcctccttcccttcttcccggGGCTCCGAGGCCGCTGGTGAGACCGCTGGGCCGTGGAATGTGTCCTGTCCAGATTCCTCATCCCTTTGCCTACATCCTGGGAGGTGTCTTCCACCTGACTCTGTGATTTTAGTCTCGTTTCCAAGACTCTTTGTTTTATGGATacactttgttcttctctctgtCCGGGGATAACGGAATTTTTAGGAAGTCTTTGCCCCGTGGGAGGCTTTCTGACCAGCTCTGGGGTCCCCAAGAGTAGGGCCAGGCATGGGGGGTACGGGCCCGGCTGCtggtgggtgggcaggaggggaagCGTCTCCCCTCTTGCTGCTCCAGTGTTCGCCTGTGTGGAGAGGACATGGGTGTGCGGTCCTGGGGCGGGTGCGGGCGCCCTGGCACAGACTCGCCATCCTGCCCTGCGCGCCCTGTGCCCACATCAGTGCCAGGTCTGGGGGCCTCTCCTTGAGCCCCGAGATGCCTTGGGTTTCTCCCCACCTCCTGGCCCTGAGTCAGGCCCGCATCGGCCCCCACCTTGGCGGTTCGCTGCCCTCGCCCTCGGCTTGTGTCCTTTCACAGCCTTTCCTGTCGCGCTGCCGAGTTTTGCGGGGGGAGGGCGCGATTTTAAGTATTTTACGTCTTTAAAATGCGTTTAGTCTCTGTTGAGAGCAGTCGAGTAGAGGAGCCCAGTCACGAGTAGAGGAGCCCAGTCACCGGGAGGCTCCTGGTGAGAAGCGAGTGTCCTTCTCGCTCCACCCGGCTCCCCGTTACCTGCGCCCAGCTCGCTGGCTCCTTCCCAGAACCTCCTATGCAGGCCCGAATGCCTTGGCTGTGATTTCGCAGGTGACCAGCACAGAAGTCCCTGCTGGCGAAGCCAAGATTATTCAGCCCCGTTTCGCAGACTTTCCTCAGACTGCACAGTGGGCTTTGCGTGGACTCTCTGCATGGCCCCAGAGTCCGGGGGATGGATTCCCAGGGTGGACGGTGGGTGGACGGTGAGAGATGTCCGTGCCTCTGGCGCGGGGGCCAGTTGACCCTGCTGTCCGAGTCCCCCGAGGAGCAAACTCTGCTCCTGTCCGCCGCCTGGCCAGGGCCGCCGGTGCCCCCAGTTCCCTCTCCTGCTCGCACCTCGGCCCCTCCCGCTGTTTGGCTAAGACCTCGCCCCTCAGGGCCCGCCTGGGCCCACCTCCCAGCGCAGCCGGCCACGTGGTCTGTCCTGAGCCTCCGAACCTGCCTGTGTGTGTGGCCTTGGTGGTCCTGCACACCAGGCCTGGGCCTCCACTTTGGCAGGTTTTGTGGGAGCTACCTGAAAACGGCCCCTTTCATTTGGGCTCCTGGGAAGGCCCATCCGGGCCCCACTTCCTCCTTGCCAGCTCCCCACTGCAGAGCAATTCTAAACCCGTGGCCCTGCCTGCCACGCCCTGGGGAGGGGCCTTTTCCTTCTCCAGTCTCGCCCCTCCTGtcgcctcctccagccccacccccggcccctcccGCTCTCCTGGCCTCAGCTTACAAGCCACCCTCCGAAGGGCCCACACGACCCTCTCCGCGTCCCTGGAAGGTCCCTCGGCACTGTCACCTCTCAGGCCCCTGGCTCTCTCCTAGCCTCTTGGCCCCTGGCTGGGTGTGAAGTGAGAGCAGAGCCtgacccccactcccagcccacaGGGAAGGAGCAGAGGTTCGGAGAGTGGATGTGATCGTTGAGGTGGGAAGGGCAGCCAGCAGTGACCCTGGCCTCTCGGGCCCTGGGAAGGCGGCACGGCGGGGGTTCTGTCCAGCTGCCCTGAGGCCTCAGGAGGAGGGTCTGGCTCGGGTCGCGGGCCTCCAGGCGGCCACTGTCCGGCCTGGCTGAGCGACGGGGCCTGCTGTCCGCAGATCACCCTGACAACCATTGGCTACGGGGACAAGTACCCCCAGACCTGGAACGGGAGGCTCCTGGCGGCAACCTTCACCCTCATCGGCGTCTCCTTCTTCGCTCTTCCTGCTGTGAGTCCTGCCCCTTCCTGCCTTTGCTGGGGACGGggtctgggctcccctggtgaccACAGCTGCCCTCGGGGCCatgtggggcaggggcagggctccCAGCAGGCCCACAGCCCCCAGGAGTGGATGTGGCAGCCTCCACAACGTGCCGCCCCAGGCTGTACCTTCTGACCCGTGTCTGTGGGTCACCGTCAGCGCCTCCCAGCCTTGTGGGATTGGCTAGTTGGGTCCTTGTGACCAGGAGCGGTGCTGTATGGTGACACAGCTCCATCAGGTCTCCTTCAGAAGAGGCAAGGGCCCTGTTAACCCTCTACCCGCAGCTGTGAGGGGCGGGGCTGGCGCTGCTGCTCTCCTGGTGGCCCTTCTCTGGGACCCCGGACCACACCTCTCCACTCACTCCAGTGTGGACAAATTGGGGAGGAGGATTAATCTCTGGGCTGAGATGTGTTCAGAGTGGGCCCCGCCAGGCTCCTGTAAGCCTGAAGTTCCCTTTACCCCAAATCCAAGTCTTTCCCCCCAGCCTGTCTCCTGGCACTGGGGGCTGAGGAGGCGGGAAGGTGGAGCTAGAAGTGTGCAGGCACGGGTGGGGGGGCTGCGGTCCCCCGGACATGGTCTGACCCTGAGGAACTGTGTGGGGCTGTGGTCCCTGGGGCACCGTCTGACCCCAGTGATTTGCAGGGCATCTTGGGGTCTGGCTTTGCCCTGAAAGTTCAAGAACAGCATCGTCAGAAGCACTTTGAGAAGAGGCGGAACCCTGCGGCAGGCCTGATCCAGGTGAGTCCGGGTGGCCCCCCACACGCAGTGCCACGTGGACCTCCATGTAGACCGGCAGAACCCCTGGCCTGGGCCCACGGTGTTGGAGTGGAGCCCTGCTTCGCGTCCGTCTCCCTGTTGGGGAATTCGAGTCTGTGCTGAGAACCGGCCTAGATGCCCTCAGCTGTCTGGCAGCTACAGCACAGGCAGCAGCAAGGCGGGTGCTGGCCAGCGTTCTGTGGGCCCTGGGTCCTGGGCCAGGCTGTCACAGGTGCCCCCGAGGTGTCCCTTCACAGCACTGACACCCATCCTGCAGTGGAATCAGGGTTCAGAGATTCCCCACGCAGGTAGGTGCCAGAGCAATGTCTGTGCTGCCCCAACTCACAATGCCCACCCCATCACTGGGGGTCACAGTGGCCACTCGGCCTTCAGTAGTGCTCCATGAGCCATCCTGAGAGTGTGGGCCCGAGCACAGGCTGCCCGATGGGCCCAGCGTTCCTGCAGCCCCTCCCAGAGCCCAGGGGACCCAGTGGACCTTTGGAGTTGACTGGCCTTTCCTGCTGGCTGGACACTGCCCTGGCCCCTCAAGTgcatttctttcttaaagatGTGGTCTTGCCCTGGTGCAGcctacttttgtgtatgtatgtatgcctgTGTCTTTCACCATAAGAACTTCAAATGGCTACTTCTTTTAAATGCAAAAGAGTGTGAAGAAGAACAGAAATGCCCCCCAGTCCCACCCACTATCGACATAAAGTCACAGCACTACGTGTGGTTCAGAGGTTTGAGTAGCACAGGGAAGGAGCGTGGCCTGAACACGCAGCACCTAccctctgcccctcctctctGAGAAGCTCAGAGGTTTGGGAAGGAGACGTGGAAGAATTAGGGCTTGGGAAGGACCCACACACACTGGGGGATCTAGGAGGCACACACATGCCCAGTGCTGGATGCAGGCTCAGAAGTGACGGGAGAAGACACTAATTGCTCACTTCAGGCTGATCTTTAGACTCCGTGCAAGCAGGAAGTGATGGCTAAGGCAGAGCTGTAAGTGACCTTCTCAGATGTTGGAGGAGTGCCCCAACACAGGGCCGGTCTGCAGAGGCTGAGAGCATTTGTTTCCTCTTTGGTTCTTTGGGTTTGAGGGAACGTCTGTCAAGTCACCATCTGACAACTGAGCTAAGGGAACAGACTTCAGTGACCACACACAACAAAGAATACAGCGTTTATGGAATAGCTTAGAAAAGTCACTTAACAAACTACTACAATCAACAACAAGCAGCAGCAACAAACTCCAGGGATGGGGAGGAATCTGACTTCCAGAGGTACCACATTACAGTACCCAGAATgtctagttttcaacaaaaaattgtgaggcatgcaaagaaacaagaaagtgtgATCcagtcacaggaaaaaaaaaaaaacaagtaatagAAACTGTCCCTGAAGAAGCCCTGATGTTTGatttactagacaaagactttcaATTAGCTGTTTAAATACGCACAAAAGACTAAAGGAATCCATGGAAATGAGGAGAATCAGAAGAATGATGTCTCACCAAATAGAGACTGTCCATAGAGatagaaataatacaaaggaaacagatagaaattctggagctgaagaatacaataactgaaatgaaaaaatgcacTAGAGGGTTCAGCAGCAGATCTgagcaggcagaaggaagaatcagCAGACTTGAAGACAGGTGAGTTGAAGTTACTCAGTCTGAGGAGCAGAAAGAGAACAAGTGAAGAAAAATGAGCAGAGCCCATGAGACCTGTGGGATACCATCTAATGTACCAATATTTGCATAATGGGagccccagaaagagaagaggggtTGGGCAAAAAGAATACCTGAAAAAATaaggctgaaaacttcccagatTTGATGAAAGACATAAATCTGTACATCCAAGTAGTATAAAGTCAAAGAGATTCACACCAGGACTCATTATGATCAAACTGTTGAAGCCCACAGACAGGGGGAGGCTTGGAAGCAGCAGGAGAGAAAGGACTCTTGGTGCCCAAGGGTCCTCAGTGAGGGTAACTGccgatttctcatcagaaaccatggggGCCAGTGGGATGACGTGTTTAAAGTCTGCAAAGGAAAAACTGTCGACCCAGAATTCTGGTCTGGCAAAATTATGCTTCAAAAGAGAATCACAGCATTCCcataaaaacaaaagctgagggagtttttAGCTAATAGACCTGCcctacaagaaatgctggagagggctcTTCAGACGGAAGTGAAAGGACCCTGGGCAGTAACTCAAGCCACACAGACACTGGTAAAGTTAACTACACAGGTAAATGTGAAAGCGAGTAGTATTATATTTTTGATTTGTAACTCATTTTTTCCCTTATATGAGTTAAAAGACAAAGGCATAAAGCAATAATCATAAATCTGTATTTCTGGGCACACAACGTAGAGGGTGTAATTTGTAATTAAGTTACAACATAAAGGGGGTGGACCGCGCAAGAGCAGAGTCTCTGTTCACTATTGAAGCTGAGTTGGTGTTAATTCAAACTAGATTGTTACAAATTTAAGATGGAATTAATCATAATCCCAGGGTAGCCCTtaagaaaacaactaaaaaataccagaaaaggaaaagagaagggacTCAATAATAACTAGGAAAAAATGAAACTCTACAGAAGGCAATAATGGAGGAATTGAGAAACAAAAAATCAGCAGAAGCAAGTCCTTCCTTataagtaattactttaaatgtaaatggattaaactccccaattaaaaggtagagattggaggaatggataaaaatctATCCAACTGTACTAGATCCAAAGACGACAATACACTGaaagtgaaagaatggaaaaagatattccatgtaaacaGTGACCTAGAGCTGGGTTGGCCacacttgtatcagacaaaatagacaagtTAAGACGAAGAAGGCTGTTATGTATTGATAAGAGGCAATTTATAAAGATGATTAACAATCATAAACATTTATATACTAACAACAGAGTCCTAAAactatatgaagcaaaaactgacagaattaaagGATGAAATAGACGTTTCTACAGTAATACCTGGAGAATTCAATACCTCACTTTCAAAATGGGTAGAAAggtatttccctggtggcacagtggttaagaattcacctgccaaggcaggggacacgggtttgagccctggtctgggaagatcccacatgccacggagcaactaagcccgtgcaccacaactactgagcctgcgctctagagcccacaagccacagctactgagcctgagtgccacaactactgaagcccatgcgcttagagcccgtgccccacaacaaagagaagccactgcaatgaagagtagctcctgttcgctgcaactagagaaagcccgcaggcagcaatgaagacccaatgcagccaaagataaatacataagaaaaaaaaaagggtagaaaaACCAGACAAAAGATCCTAAGGAGACAGAGGACTTGAACAAACCACGACGCAGCTAGATCTGCAGACATCTGTCATTAGACATGTGTCACCAACCACAGAGGACAcatccttctcaagtgcacgtggaacgtTCCCCAGGACAGACCATGGGTTGGgccaaaacaagtctcaatagtTGGGTGCCACATCTATccaatgaggaaaggacagtctctttgaCGGTGGTTCTGGGATACTGGAGACCCATTTTTAAAGGAGTGAAGtttgacccttacctcacaccaatataaaattaactccaaatggattaaaaacctaaatgtaagagctaaaactaaaaTTCTTAGTTGAAATCATGGATGTAAATCTCTATGACtttggtttcttagatatgacaccaaaagcacaagcaataaaagaaaaaaataaataagactttagcaaaatttaaaacttccatGCGTTAAAGGACACTATTCATAGCATCTCtttagagagtgaaaagacaacccacagaatgggagaaaatatttgcaaatcatatatctgatacgggtctggtatccaaaatatatgaaggactcatacagctcaacaacaaacagacacacaacccaattaagaaatgggcagaggatttaAGTAGACATCTCCCCAAAGAAGGTACACAGATGGCTAATAAGAACATTAAAAgatgtttaggggcttccctggtggcgcagtggttgagagtctgcctgctgatgcaggggacgcgggttcgtgccccggtccgggaagatcccacataccgcggagcggctgggcccgtgagccatggccgctgagcctgcgcgtccggagcctgtgctccgcaacgggagaggccacaacagtgagaggcccgcgtaccgcaaaaaaaaaaaaaaaaaaaaaagatgttcaacatcattctTCATGAACGAAATGCGAATCAAAAGCGCTTCACATCCACCAGGAgggctaaaattaaaagaaaaagtgtcgATGAGCATGTGGTGAAATCAGAATCCTCGTACATTGCTGGGGggatgtgaaatggtgcagccactgtagaaaagtttggtggttcctcaaaaagttaaacatatcaCATGACCCGGGAATCCCACTCCTAGCTATACACCCAACAGAGCTGAAAACAGATGTTCGGCCAAAAAGCTTCACACAGgtgttcgtagcagcactattcacaggaGCTGAAAGGTGGGGACCGCTCAGACGTCCCTTGCTGGGTGAAAGATACACagatgtggtccatccatacgcCCGAATGTTGTTCAGCCTTAGAAAGAACGAGGCTCGGATGCAGGCTCCACCAGGGATGGGCCTCGAGAACGTGCTAAAGGAAGGAGGCCAGACACAGGAGGCCACGCGCTACCATTCCATCGCTACCACCCACAGGGACCAATGCAGACTGGGGggggcaggctgggggcaggagggggcgggg
The sequence above is a segment of the Orcinus orca chromosome 16, mOrcOrc1.1, whole genome shotgun sequence genome. Coding sequences within it:
- the KCNQ2 gene encoding potassium voltage-gated channel subfamily KQT member 2 isoform X11, which codes for MVQKSRNGGVYPGPSGEKKLKVGFVGLDPGAPDSTRDGALLIAGSEAPKRGSILSKPRAGGAGAGKPPKRNAFYRKLQNFLYNVLERPRGWAFIYHAYVFLLVFSCLVLSVFSTIKEYEKSSEGALYILEIVTIVVFGVEYFVRIWAAGCCCRYRGWRGRLKFARKPFCVIDVMVLIASIAVLAAGSQGNVFATSALRSLRFLQILRMIRMDRRGGTWKLLGSVVYAHSKELVTAWYIGFLCLILASFLVYLAEKGENDHFDTYADALWWGLITLTTIGYGDKYPQTWNGRLLAATFTLIGVSFFALPAGILGSGFALKVQEQHRQKHFEKRRNPAAGLIQSAWRFYATNLSRTDLHSTWQYYERTVTVPMYSSQTQTYGASRLIPPLNQLELLRNLKSKSGLTFRKEPQPEPSPSAFNHVTALLGPLSRLLCLWG
- the KCNQ2 gene encoding potassium voltage-gated channel subfamily KQT member 2 isoform X10; this translates as MVQKSRNGGVYPGPSGEKKLKVGFVGLDPGAPDSTRDGALLIAGSEAPKRGSILSKPRAGGAGAGKPPKRNAFYRKLQNFLYNVLERPRGWAFIYHAYVFLLVFSCLVLSVFSTIKEYEKSSEGALYILEIVTIVVFGVEYFVRIWAAGCCCRYRGWRGRLKFARKPFCVIDVMVLIASIAVLAAGSQGNVFATSALRSLRFLQILRMIRMDRRGGTWKLLGSVVYAHSKELVTAWYIGFLCLILASFLVYLAEKGENDHFDTYADALWWGLITLTTIGYGDKYPQTWNGRLLAATFTLIGVSFFALPAGILGSGFALKVQEQHRQKHFEKRRNPAAGLIQSAWRFYATNLSRTDLHSTWQYYERTVTVPMYRLIPPLNQLELLRNLKSKSGLTFRKEPQPEPSPRSVPPAPAASAPALCPRGARAASGLCMRLRAAEGGALPAGDVGP